In one window of Equus asinus isolate D_3611 breed Donkey chromosome 16, EquAss-T2T_v2, whole genome shotgun sequence DNA:
- the GADD45A gene encoding growth arrest and DNA damage-inducible protein GADD45 alpha gives MTLEEFSAGEQKTERMDKVGDALEEVLSKALSQRTITVGVYEAAKLLNVDPDNVVLCLLAADEDDDRDVALQIHFTLIQAFCCENDINILRVSNPGRLAELLLLEPDASPAASEGAAQPPDLHCVLVTNPHSSQWKDPALSQLICFCRESRYMDQWVPVINLPER, from the exons ATGACTCTGGAGGAATTCTCGGCTGGCGAGCAGAAGACCGAAAG GATGGATAAGGTGGGGGATGCCCTCGAGGAAGTGCTCAGCAAAGCCCTGAGTCAGCGCACCATCACGGTCGGGGTGTACGAGGCGGCCAAGCTGCTCAATGT CGACCCTGATAACGTGGTGCTGTGTCTGCTGGCGGCGGACGAGGACGACGACAGGGATGTGGCCCTGCAGATCCACTTCACCCTGATCCAGGCCTTCTGCTGCGAGAACGACATCAACATCCTGCGCGTCAGCAACCCGGGCCGGCTGGCCGAGCTCCTGCTCCTGGAGCCCGACGCGAGCCCGGCGGCCAGCGAGGGCGCCGCGCAGCCCCCGGACCTGCACTGCGTGCTGGTGACG AATCCACATTCATCCCAATGGAAGGATCCCGCCTTAAGTCAACTTATTTGTTTTTGCCGGGAAAGTCGCTACATGGATCAGTGGGTGCCAGTGATTAACCTCCCTGAACGGTGA